From the genome of Nicotiana sylvestris chromosome 2, ASM39365v2, whole genome shotgun sequence, one region includes:
- the LOC138868070 gene encoding uncharacterized protein translates to MASASKSLIQTLKRYLKKPWEITGPQSSPEYKSAVPLATEYRIFSPATAQAKAIVPTSNPETVYDIKYFSRDQRRNRPPIKRTVLKKADVEKMMKEKTFDVNDFPKPYLTAKVEEDYNAIGGGYQK, encoded by the coding sequence ATGGCCTCCGCGAGCAAATCATTGATCCAAACACTAAAACGCTACCTAAAGAAACCATGGGAGATCACAGGACCACAATCAAGTCCGGAATATAAATCCGCCGTACCATTAGCTACGGAGTACAGAATTTTCTCCCCTGCCACCGCACAAGCTAAGGCAATCGTCCCTACGTCAAATCCCGAAACCGTTTATGATATCAAGTACTTTTCTCGTGATCAGCGGCGTAATCGTCCTCCTATAAAGCGCACTGTTCTAAAAAAAGCTGACGTGGAGAAGATGATGAAGGAGAAGACCTTTGATGTTAATGATTTCCCGAAGCCGTATTTGACTGCTAAGGTTGAGGAAGATTATAATGCTATTGGTGGTGGTTACCAGAAATGA
- the LOC138885599 gene encoding uncharacterized protein: MSYTHLVIIPRNKLVRKILSILPKFWKSKVNAITEAKDLRELTIDKLVGNLKTYEMKRKIDSERREPKKEKNLVLKVESNDSSEEDSDMSYLTKRFHKMVRRNGEILKRGNSSKLKNYDLYHKCGKPRHFIKDCPLLKQEHSKYNPEKAAKRNPVHDKHFKRKRSTDNVVKQALAA, translated from the coding sequence atgagttacactcacttggtgatcattcctaggaacaagctagtgaggaaaatTCTCAGTATCCTGCCTAAATTTTGGAaaagcaaggtgaatgctattactgaagCAAAGGACCTGCGGGAGCTGACCATAGACAAGttggttggaaatctgaagacctacgagatgaaaaggaaaatagacagtgaaagaagagaaccaaagaaagaaaagaacctggtactcaaagttGAAAGCAATGACTCGAGTGAGGAGGACAGTGACATGTcttacttaaccaaaaggtttcataagatggtcagaagaaatggagaaataCTGAAAAGGGGCAACTCCAGCAAACTAAAGAACTATGATCTCTACCACAAATGTGGAAAGCCACGTCACTTCATCAAAGATTGTCCTCTCCTGAAGCAAGAACATTCCAAGTACAACCCTGAGAAAGCAGCCAAAAGGAACCCGGTTCATGACAAGCACTTCAAACGGAAGAGATCTACTGACAATGTGGTGAAACAAGCTCTTGCAGCATGA